AGCGATCTTCAACTATTTCTAGATATGGCTCGGATATATCGCTTAATCCCCTTAGCAGTGGAGCAACACTGCCAAAAATAGTATTTTGTTGCAGCCAAAGTTCTTCAAGGCGATCCTCACCTAGAAACATCATAGATAAATTGGCTTGAGGATCTAAATCGGCTGCAAGTACTCGATAACCCAGTTCTCTGTACATCCATGCTAAATGATAAACTAAGGTAGTTTTGCCAACGTCACTTCTGTTATTAAAAAATGCAATAGTTGTAGTATTCATAATCTTTTTCTAACCGTGGCTATCACATAGCTATCATCTATAAAAAACTCTGGTGGTGGGTTGCCATTTTTTTGCAGCTGCTGGCGTGCGAGTTGAATTCCTATGCCAAAGCGCTGAACATAGCCAAGATTTTTCATGGCTTCAGCAAGGTGAGGATTTCTATAATCTGTTATACCAGGTTGTCCAAAGTTTTGCCGATTGACTTGACCAAAAGGACTACCAGGATTTTGAATTTCAATGCGATCGTTAAACCAAGAAATTCTTACTGGTGCATTTGTCCCTTCATAGGTACGGTGCAGAACAGCATTTCTTGCTAGTTGTTGCAGAGCCACTATTGGATAATCTGGTTGACGAACTTCAATGGGACTAGCAGTGATGTCTGTCACAACGGAAATATAAGATTGAAGAGTTTCATCTAATATTTCAAGTAAATTAGGAAGCGCACTACTGATTTCTTTTTGATCTTTAATTGGATCGGTGAACTCACTACCGTCAATACGAAGAAATTGAATATAGGCACAAGGGACAAATTGTCTTGGATTATTACCTACCACTAATAAACCGAGAATAGTTGGTTTGGGTAGTGGTTCAACTGTGGCAAATCGCAATGCCATAAGTTGTTGTTCCACAGAACGTTGATTCTCTTCAATAATTTCAGTGGCTAAAGATGCCGTCAAATAAACTCGATAGAACAAGTCTATATTTAGGTTATTTAAACTAGCAGATGCAAGGGGCTGAAGGTCGAAAGGTAAGTCTTTAGAGCGTCTTTTCTCTGCTAAACGCCGCTCTTCTTCTGCTGTAGCAGTTGCTCTACGGGGACCAACCCTTACCCAAACACGTCCATTAAAGCGTACAGGTGGGGCGTCCGATGGTTCCACAATTACAACAGCTAGTTCGCATCCACCGATAGTTCGTTTTTGAACAATCATGGTGGGAAAAGGTAAAATGTTCCCATCCGATCGCATAG
This genomic interval from Scytonema hofmannii PCC 7110 contains the following:
- a CDS encoding ATP-binding protein, whose protein sequence is MNDEELEVLLKDLESDRVERKASISDKGKLCEAVCAFANDLPNHQKPGVLFIGVRDDGNCANLIIDDKLLLTLSAMRSDGNILPFPTMIVQKRTIGGCELAVVIVEPSDAPPVRFNGRVWVRVGPRRATATAEEERRLAEKRRSKDLPFDLQPLASASLNNLNIDLFYRVYLTASLATEIIEENQRSVEQQLMALRFATVEPLPKPTILGLLVVGNNPRQFVPCAYIQFLRIDGSEFTDPIKDQKEISSALPNLLEILDETLQSYISVVTDITASPIEVRQPDYPIVALQQLARNAVLHRTYEGTNAPVRISWFNDRIEIQNPGSPFGQVNRQNFGQPGITDYRNPHLAEAMKNLGYVQRFGIGIQLARQQLQKNGNPPPEFFIDDSYVIATVRKRL